A single genomic interval of Rhizobium leguminosarum bv. trifolii WSM1325 harbors:
- a CDS encoding protein of unknown function DUF112 transmembrane (PFAM: protein of unknown function DUF112 transmembrane~KEGG: rec:RHECIAT_CH0003666 hypothetical protein), producing MDLFSNLALGFATAGTPENLFFCLIGVLLGTLIGVLPGIGATATIAMLLPITFQLEPVSSLIMLAGIYYGAQYGGSTTAILINMPGESSSAVTAIDGYQMARKGRAGAALAIAALGSFFAGTVSTFLVAIFAPPLTAIALQFGSAEYFSLMIVGLVSSIALAHGSVVKALAMVALGLLLGLVGTDIYTGTPRFTLGIREYADGLNFVALAVGVFGVAEILRNLEGESTRTVLMAKVTGLLPSRQEFKEMIAPVIRGTAIGSALGILPGGGAILASFASYTVEKRMSKTPEEFGKGAVAGVAGPESANNAGAQTSFIPLLTLGIPANPVMALMVGAMIIQGIVPGPNVATEQPALFWGIIASMWIGNLMLVILNLPLIGLWVKLLTVPYYVLFPIIMAFCSIGVYSVNANVYDLYAVAFFGLIGYVLAKLRCEPAPLLLGFVLGPLLEENLRRAMILSRGDPTTFVTRPISATLLAIAVAVLIVVFLPSVKKKREEVFVEET from the coding sequence ATGGATCTTTTCAGCAATCTCGCGCTCGGCTTTGCAACAGCCGGCACTCCGGAAAACCTGTTCTTCTGCCTGATCGGCGTGCTGCTCGGCACGCTGATCGGCGTGCTGCCCGGGATCGGCGCCACGGCGACGATCGCCATGCTTTTGCCGATCACCTTCCAGCTTGAACCGGTCTCCTCGCTGATCATGCTCGCCGGCATCTATTATGGCGCCCAGTATGGCGGCTCGACGACGGCGATCCTGATCAACATGCCGGGCGAATCCTCCTCTGCCGTCACCGCGATCGACGGCTACCAGATGGCCCGCAAGGGCAGGGCAGGCGCAGCGCTTGCCATCGCAGCATTGGGTTCGTTCTTTGCCGGCACTGTGTCAACCTTTCTCGTGGCGATCTTCGCACCGCCGCTGACCGCAATCGCGCTGCAATTTGGTTCGGCGGAATATTTCTCGCTGATGATCGTCGGTCTCGTTTCCTCGATCGCTCTCGCGCACGGTTCTGTCGTGAAGGCGCTGGCGATGGTGGCGCTGGGGCTGCTGCTCGGTCTCGTCGGCACCGACATCTATACCGGCACGCCGCGCTTCACGCTCGGCATCCGCGAATATGCTGACGGGCTGAACTTCGTGGCGCTTGCCGTCGGCGTGTTCGGAGTGGCGGAAATCCTGCGCAACCTCGAAGGCGAGTCGACACGCACGGTGCTGATGGCCAAGGTCACCGGCCTTTTGCCGTCCCGCCAGGAATTCAAGGAGATGATCGCACCGGTCATTCGCGGTACGGCGATCGGTTCGGCGCTTGGCATCCTGCCGGGCGGTGGCGCCATCCTTGCCTCCTTCGCCTCCTATACGGTGGAAAAGCGGATGTCGAAGACGCCGGAGGAGTTCGGAAAGGGCGCGGTTGCCGGCGTCGCAGGACCGGAATCGGCCAACAATGCCGGTGCGCAGACCTCGTTCATTCCGCTCTTGACGCTCGGCATTCCCGCCAACCCCGTCATGGCGCTGATGGTCGGGGCGATGATCATCCAGGGTATCGTGCCCGGTCCGAACGTCGCCACCGAGCAGCCGGCGCTGTTCTGGGGCATCATCGCCTCCATGTGGATCGGCAACCTGATGCTGGTCATCCTCAACCTGCCGCTGATCGGGCTCTGGGTGAAACTCCTGACCGTGCCTTACTACGTACTCTTCCCGATCATCATGGCCTTCTGCTCGATCGGGGTCTACAGCGTCAACGCCAACGTCTACGATCTCTACGCCGTCGCCTTCTTCGGGCTCATCGGCTATGTGCTGGCAAAGCTTCGTTGCGAGCCGGCGCCGCTTCTGCTCGGTTTCGTGCTCGGGCCGCTGCTCGAGGAAAACCTCCGGCGCGCCATGATCCTGTCGCGCGGCGATCCGACGACCTTCGTCACGCGGCCGATCAGCGCCACTCTTCTCGCCATTGCTGTCGCCGTGCTGATCGTCGTCTTCCTGCCGAGCGTCAAGAAGAAGCGCGAGGAGGTGTTCGTCGAAGAAACCTAG
- a CDS encoding protein of unknown function DUF1468 (PFAM: protein of unknown function DUF1468~KEGG: rec:RHECIAT_CH0003667 hypothetical protein), whose product MKSISFDTTNAICGALFVATGAFFAIQSLGLDLGTAVRMGPGYFPLVLAGVLVLLGAIIFIQALRVEGEPIDPFAWRGMLFILPAPVFFGLTVRGLGFAPSLFLTAFIACFASQKMNVFLAIVLSLLLTIFSVGVFSYGLGLPFERFGPWVRF is encoded by the coding sequence ATGAAGTCCATCAGTTTCGATACGACCAATGCGATCTGCGGCGCGCTTTTCGTCGCGACCGGTGCTTTCTTCGCCATCCAGTCGCTGGGGCTCGACCTCGGCACGGCAGTGCGCATGGGCCCCGGTTATTTTCCGCTGGTGCTTGCCGGCGTGCTCGTGCTTCTCGGCGCGATCATCTTCATTCAGGCGCTGCGGGTCGAGGGCGAGCCGATCGACCCGTTTGCCTGGCGCGGCATGCTCTTCATCCTGCCGGCACCGGTATTCTTCGGGCTGACGGTGCGCGGTCTCGGATTTGCACCGTCACTGTTCCTCACCGCCTTCATCGCCTGCTTCGCATCGCAAAAGATGAACGTGTTCCTCGCGATCGTGCTGTCGCTGCTGCTGACGATCTTTTCGGTTGGGGTCTTCAGCTACGGGCTCGGCCTGCCTTTCGAGCGCTTCGGCCCCTGGGTCCGGTTCTAG
- a CDS encoding conserved hypothetical protein (PFAM: conserved hypothetical protein~KEGG: rec:RHECIAT_CH0003668 hypothetical protein) yields the protein MKILKAMLGLTAAAAVSLLASVASAQTYPERTITMVVPFAAGGPTDTVARLVAESMSKDLGQQIVVENVGGAGGTLGAGRVASADPDGYTILLHHIGMATSATLYRKLAYDTLGAFDYVGLVTEVPMTIVARKDMEPTDLKGLIDYIKANKDKVTVANAGIGAASHLCGMMFMSAIQTPLTTVPYKGTGPAMTDLLGGQVDVMCDQTTNTTKQIQGGTIKAYAVTSPKRLDVMKDIPTAVEAGLPGFEVGIWHGIYTPKGTPPEINERLSKSLQVALKDPNVGARFAELGTAPSSDADATPAALKAKLESEITRWKTVIEAAGEYAD from the coding sequence ATGAAAATTCTAAAGGCCATGCTCGGCCTGACCGCGGCTGCTGCGGTCTCACTTCTCGCCAGCGTCGCTTCGGCGCAGACCTATCCCGAACGCACCATCACCATGGTCGTGCCGTTTGCGGCCGGCGGCCCGACGGATACCGTTGCGCGCCTGGTCGCCGAATCCATGTCAAAGGATCTCGGCCAGCAGATCGTCGTCGAAAATGTCGGCGGCGCCGGCGGCACGCTCGGCGCCGGCCGCGTGGCGAGTGCCGATCCCGACGGCTACACCATCCTGCTGCACCATATCGGCATGGCGACCAGCGCCACGCTCTACCGCAAGCTCGCCTACGACACGCTCGGCGCCTTCGATTATGTCGGCCTCGTCACCGAGGTGCCGATGACGATCGTTGCCCGCAAGGACATGGAGCCGACCGACCTCAAGGGGCTGATCGACTACATCAAGGCCAACAAGGACAAGGTGACGGTCGCCAATGCCGGCATCGGTGCGGCTTCGCACCTCTGCGGCATGATGTTCATGAGCGCCATCCAGACGCCGCTGACGACCGTTCCCTATAAGGGCACCGGCCCTGCCATGACCGATCTGCTCGGCGGTCAGGTCGACGTCATGTGCGACCAGACGACCAACACGACGAAGCAGATCCAGGGCGGCACGATCAAGGCCTATGCCGTGACCTCGCCCAAACGGCTCGACGTTATGAAGGACATTCCGACGGCCGTCGAAGCCGGGCTGCCGGGTTTTGAAGTCGGAATCTGGCACGGCATCTATACGCCGAAGGGCACGCCGCCTGAGATCAACGAACGTCTGTCGAAGTCGCTGCAGGTGGCGCTGAAGGATCCGAATGTCGGCGCCCGCTTCGCCGAGCTCGGTACGGCGCCATCCTCTGACGCCGATGCGACGCCGGCGGCGCTGAAGGCCAAGCTCGAAAGCGAGATCACCCGCTGGAAAACGGTGATCGAGGCCGCCGGCGAATATGCTGACTGA
- a CDS encoding two component, sigma54 specific, transcriptional regulator, Fis family (PFAM: sigma-54 factor interaction domain-containing protein; helix-turn-helix Fis-type; response regulator receiver~SMART: response regulator receiver; AAA ATPase~KEGG: ret:RHE_CH03433 two-component response regulator protein), with protein MNDAKILLVDDEEELRRSTAQALELSGFSVETYSNGDHVLELIGYSFPGVVVSDIRMPGIDGMTLMQKIRELDPEVPVILVTGHGDVQLAVKAMREGAYDFIEKPFTPEMLAGVIRRAMERRGLVLENRLLKAVAGKRDDIEARLPGRTQVMVDLRYRIRAIGASDADTLIVGETGAGKEVVARALHDISARASRPFIAINCAALPANLIESELFGHEVGAFPGAVRPRYGKFEHGRGGTILLDEIGSMPFDLQAKFLRVLQERVISRLGSNEVVALDVRFIATSKVDLEAEVAAGRFRADLFYRLNVATLHVPSLSQRRADVPLLFLQLVREAAARYGRDEMVVPPDVTSDIAQRDWPGNVRELRNAADRLVLGLDNGGRQAEEATGLAERVAEFERGVIASALVAHGGSLRPVYESLGISRKTLYEKMQKYGLDKRMLTTEG; from the coding sequence ATGAACGATGCAAAGATCCTGCTGGTCGACGACGAGGAGGAACTGCGCCGCTCGACGGCGCAGGCGCTGGAGCTCTCCGGCTTCAGCGTCGAGACCTATTCGAACGGCGACCACGTGCTGGAGCTGATCGGCTACAGCTTTCCCGGCGTCGTTGTCAGCGATATTCGCATGCCCGGCATCGACGGCATGACGCTGATGCAGAAGATCCGCGAGCTCGACCCGGAGGTACCGGTCATTCTCGTCACCGGCCACGGCGACGTTCAGCTTGCGGTGAAGGCGATGCGCGAAGGCGCCTATGATTTCATCGAGAAGCCGTTCACGCCGGAGATGCTTGCCGGCGTCATCCGCCGGGCGATGGAGCGGCGCGGCCTGGTGCTCGAAAACCGGCTGCTGAAGGCGGTCGCCGGCAAGCGCGACGATATCGAGGCGCGGCTGCCGGGGCGCACGCAGGTGATGGTGGATCTGCGCTACCGCATCCGGGCGATCGGGGCGAGCGATGCCGATACGCTGATCGTCGGCGAGACCGGGGCCGGCAAGGAGGTGGTGGCGCGGGCGCTCCACGACATCAGCGCCCGGGCGAGCCGGCCGTTCATCGCGATCAATTGTGCCGCACTGCCGGCGAACCTGATCGAGAGCGAGCTCTTCGGCCATGAGGTGGGGGCATTTCCGGGTGCGGTAAGGCCGCGTTATGGAAAGTTCGAACACGGGCGCGGCGGCACGATCCTGCTCGACGAGATCGGCTCCATGCCCTTCGACCTGCAGGCGAAGTTCCTGCGGGTGCTGCAGGAGCGGGTGATCTCCAGGCTCGGATCGAACGAGGTCGTGGCGCTCGACGTGCGCTTCATCGCGACAAGCAAGGTCGATCTGGAAGCGGAGGTGGCGGCCGGGCGTTTCCGCGCCGACCTCTTCTATCGGCTGAACGTCGCGACGCTGCACGTGCCGTCTCTGTCGCAGCGGCGGGCGGATGTTCCGCTGCTTTTCCTGCAGCTGGTGCGGGAAGCGGCTGCTCGCTACGGCCGCGACGAGATGGTCGTTCCGCCGGACGTGACTTCCGACATCGCTCAGCGCGACTGGCCCGGCAATGTGCGTGAATTGAGGAATGCCGCCGATCGTCTGGTCCTCGGGCTCGACAATGGCGGGCGCCAAGCCGAGGAAGCGACCGGGCTTGCTGAGCGTGTCGCCGAATTCGAACGAGGGGTCATTGCCAGCGCGCTGGTGGCGCATGGCGGCAGCCTCAGACCGGTCTATGAGTCGCTCGGCATTTCCCGGAAGACACTCTACGAAAAGATGCAGAAATACGGTCTCGACAAGCGGATGCTGACCACCGAAGGCTAG
- a CDS encoding histidine kinase (PFAM: ATP-binding region ATPase domain protein; histidine kinase A domain protein~SMART: ATP-binding region ATPase domain protein; histidine kinase A domain protein~KEGG: ret:RHE_CH03434 two-component sensor histidine kinase protein) — translation MLVVPLIIFSFFTYGSAIATRAYMEEASAQAGTALRLAVSALSGHLNRYEALPALIADHDDIKELVSAPEDVALRDAANLYLKEINGLLKSSDIYVVKPDGETIAASNYDGPASFVGQNFSYRPYFQDAIEGRQARFYALGTTSLKRGYYFAAPIRTGADIRGVIVFKVDIDMIESSWGGGEYRIFVSDPEGIIFMSGSPEWLYGAILPLTADRVARTEASRRYANARLAALPVTRHHFEQHELMTLASERGSSEYLVLSHYMPAEDWTVNVLMETSSIRAQARTALAAVFLILCIAGLTVAVLRQRRARLAERMQMQAEARNELERRVEERTADLARVNSRIEEEIAERRLTEQQLRQTQADLIQAGKLAGLGQMSAALSHEFNQPLAAAKTYTDSASVLIDRGRTEEARDNIRRIGGLIDRMAAISRHLRNFARKPNEKLGLVSLDEAMRDTLEIVAWRLKAADAELLLALGPRPPVVRAGSVRLQQVLVNVISNAADAVEGLDDRRIEVSAFEEAGKVVLTVRDHGPGVPAAIAERIFDPFFTTKGVGKGLGLGLSISYNIIKDFGGSLTAANHPEGGAVFRIELQSAAGLMPEAAE, via the coding sequence TTGCTGGTGGTGCCGCTGATCATCTTCTCCTTCTTCACCTATGGGAGCGCGATTGCGACGCGCGCCTATATGGAGGAAGCCTCGGCGCAGGCAGGAACGGCGTTGCGCCTTGCCGTTTCGGCACTCAGCGGCCATCTCAACCGCTACGAGGCGCTGCCGGCGCTGATCGCCGATCACGACGACATCAAGGAACTGGTGAGCGCGCCTGAGGATGTGGCGCTGCGCGATGCGGCCAATCTCTATCTCAAGGAGATCAACGGACTGCTGAAATCCTCCGATATCTATGTGGTCAAGCCAGACGGAGAGACGATCGCGGCCAGCAATTACGATGGGCCTGCAAGCTTCGTCGGACAAAATTTCAGCTACAGGCCCTATTTCCAGGATGCAATCGAAGGCCGGCAGGCACGGTTTTACGCGCTCGGCACCACCTCGCTGAAGCGCGGCTACTATTTTGCCGCACCGATCCGGACCGGCGCGGATATTCGTGGCGTCATCGTCTTCAAGGTCGATATCGATATGATCGAGTCCTCCTGGGGCGGCGGCGAATACAGGATTTTCGTCTCCGATCCGGAGGGCATCATCTTCATGTCCGGCAGCCCGGAATGGCTCTATGGCGCGATCCTGCCGCTGACGGCCGACCGCGTCGCCCGCACCGAGGCGTCGCGACGCTATGCCAATGCCAGGCTGGCGGCGCTGCCGGTGACGCGTCACCACTTCGAGCAGCATGAGCTGATGACGCTGGCCAGCGAGCGCGGTTCGAGCGAATATCTGGTGCTCTCGCATTACATGCCGGCCGAGGACTGGACGGTGAACGTGCTGATGGAGACGAGTTCCATCCGCGCCCAGGCACGCACGGCGCTTGCTGCCGTGTTTCTCATTCTTTGCATTGCCGGGCTTACGGTGGCCGTCCTTCGCCAGCGGCGGGCGCGGCTTGCCGAGCGCATGCAGATGCAGGCCGAGGCCCGCAACGAGCTGGAGCGGCGCGTCGAGGAGCGCACGGCCGATCTTGCCCGCGTCAACAGCCGCATCGAAGAGGAGATTGCCGAGCGGCGGCTGACCGAGCAACAACTCCGACAGACGCAGGCCGATCTGATCCAGGCGGGCAAGCTTGCCGGGCTGGGGCAGATGTCGGCTGCGCTTTCGCACGAATTCAACCAGCCGCTCGCCGCCGCCAAGACCTACACGGACAGCGCCTCCGTTCTCATCGACCGCGGTCGGACGGAGGAGGCGCGGGACAATATCCGGCGTATCGGCGGGCTGATCGACCGTATGGCTGCGATCAGCCGGCACCTGCGCAACTTCGCCCGCAAGCCGAACGAGAAGCTCGGCCTCGTTTCCCTCGACGAGGCGATGCGCGATACGCTGGAGATCGTCGCCTGGCGGTTGAAGGCGGCGGATGCCGAACTGCTGCTCGCTCTCGGCCCGCGTCCGCCGGTGGTGCGCGCCGGTTCGGTGCGTCTGCAGCAGGTGCTGGTGAACGTGATCTCGAATGCGGCCGATGCGGTGGAAGGGCTGGATGATCGGCGCATCGAGGTTTCGGCCTTCGAGGAGGCCGGAAAGGTGGTGCTGACGGTGCGGGATCATGGACCGGGCGTGCCGGCGGCGATCGCCGAGCGTATCTTCGATCCGTTCTTCACGACGAAGGGCGTCGGCAAGGGGCTCGGCCTCGGGCTTTCGATTTCCTACAACATCATCAAGGATTTCGGCGGCAGCCTGACTGCTGCCAATCATCCCGAAGGAGGCGCGGTGTTCCGCATCGAGCTGCAATCGGCGGCAGGGCTGATGCCGGAGGCAGCGGAATGA
- a CDS encoding oxidoreductase molybdopterin binding (PFAM: oxidoreductase molybdopterin binding~KEGG: ret:RHE_CH03435 oxidoreductase protein): MSDDQTPADNKLTTSKRRWAAEGKFLTGRISRPEAERLPPGQHLVKNWPVLDLGQQPVISTETWRLEVRGLVETTRTLTWADFQAIEQSTGVSDIHCVTTWSRYDNKWKGVSTRNLLDLAMPKPEAAYVMLTSYDGYTTNLPLSDFAAEDAILATAWEGLPLTPEHGGPMRLVVPHLYFWKSAKWLRRIELMPADQAGFWEKNGYHIYGDPWREQRYSDD, encoded by the coding sequence ATGAGCGACGACCAGACGCCCGCCGATAACAAACTCACCACATCCAAGCGCCGCTGGGCGGCAGAGGGCAAGTTCCTGACCGGCCGTATCAGCCGTCCCGAAGCCGAGCGCCTGCCGCCCGGCCAGCACCTCGTCAAGAACTGGCCGGTGCTCGATCTCGGCCAGCAGCCTGTCATCTCGACCGAGACCTGGCGGCTCGAGGTGCGCGGCCTCGTCGAAACGACGCGCACCCTCACCTGGGCCGACTTCCAGGCGATCGAACAGAGCACGGGGGTGAGCGATATCCACTGCGTCACCACCTGGTCGCGCTACGACAACAAATGGAAGGGCGTTTCGACGCGCAATCTGCTCGACCTCGCCATGCCGAAGCCTGAAGCCGCTTACGTCATGCTGACGAGTTATGACGGCTATACCACCAACCTGCCGCTCTCCGATTTCGCTGCCGAGGATGCGATCCTCGCCACCGCCTGGGAAGGCCTGCCGCTGACACCGGAGCACGGCGGCCCGATGCGCCTCGTCGTGCCGCATCTCTATTTCTGGAAAAGCGCCAAATGGCTGCGCCGCATCGAGCTGATGCCTGCCGACCAGGCCGGCTTCTGGGAAAAGAACGGCTACCACATCTACGGCGATCCGTGGCGCGAGCAGCGCTATTCCGACGACTGA
- a CDS encoding conserved hypothetical protein (KEGG: rec:RHECIAT_CH0003672 hypothetical protein), which yields MKNDRARPLLLTAFSAVAFFCVVAGSAFAHSRSDGGSHAGLDIPQISHGEMAVMSDYRSGIVDLASRAVDTNEPFRRVLNYAEIQYSYCLWGRMPGSVTDEESPFNECAHAYLAATKAVLLSMREMPREAAAAGEIISAVDADMVRRGLALISCRFSDEAFNTADIVKPRWSEIPFHAASMASLTGLAALFGLGVFALRRFSRPKAQSSE from the coding sequence ATGAAAAACGACAGAGCCAGACCACTGCTGTTGACGGCGTTCTCTGCCGTCGCGTTTTTTTGTGTGGTCGCTGGAAGCGCTTTTGCCCATAGCCGCAGCGACGGCGGCAGCCATGCGGGTCTGGATATCCCGCAAATTTCCCACGGCGAGATGGCTGTCATGTCTGACTATCGCAGTGGGATTGTCGATCTTGCATCCCGTGCTGTCGATACGAACGAGCCGTTCCGCCGCGTGCTGAACTATGCAGAGATCCAGTATTCCTACTGTCTGTGGGGCCGGATGCCGGGCAGCGTGACGGATGAGGAAAGCCCGTTCAACGAATGCGCTCATGCCTATCTCGCCGCGACCAAGGCGGTCTTGCTTTCGATGCGCGAGATGCCGCGGGAGGCTGCCGCGGCGGGTGAAATCATTTCCGCGGTCGACGCCGACATGGTGCGGCGCGGGCTTGCGCTGATCAGCTGCCGGTTCAGCGACGAAGCCTTCAACACCGCCGATATCGTCAAGCCGCGCTGGAGCGAGATCCCATTCCATGCCGCCAGCATGGCGTCGCTGACGGGGCTTGCCGCGTTGTTCGGACTTGGCGTGTTTGCGCTTCGTCGCTTCTCGCGACCGAAAGCTCAGTCGTCGGAATAG